CCTAAATCGATTATTTCTATTGCGCTGGCGTACCCTTCTAAGATGAAAGATGCACCCAGAAGTAAAAAAGGAGAGCGCAGAGGTATTTTTGCAAGAGCTTCCTGGGGAGAGGATTACCATACTGTTTTACGAAAAGCACTGGAGCGTCTTGAGCAGTTTATACAGGAACGTGTGCCCGATGCGAGAATGAAATCGATGGTTGATACTGGTGAGCTGGTAGACCGTGCTGTTGCTGAAAGGGCAGGCGTTGGCTGGAGCGCAAAAAACTGTTCCATTATTACGCCTGAATTTGGTTCGTATGTCTATTTGGGTGAAATGATTACAAATATTCCTTTCAGTCCTGATGAACCAATGGAGGATCAGTGTGGAGACTGTAATTTATGTGTGGATGTATGTCCGACCGGAGCACTGGTGCAGGGAGGACAGCTTGATGCGAAAAAGTGTATCGCATTTTTAACGCAGACGAAGGATTTTCTCCCTGATGAATATCGCTCGAAGATTGGGAATAGACTTTACGGATGTGATACGTGTCAGACGGTATGTCCTAAAAATAAAGGGATAGATATGCATATTCATCCTGAGTTTGAGCCGGATCC
This region of Jeotgalibacillus malaysiensis genomic DNA includes:
- a CDS encoding iron-sulfur cluster-binding protein, with the protein product MNYDALKQEIIDHADELGIDKIGFTSADFFSDLKGRLMRQEALNYQSGFEEKDIDKRVTPSLLMHEPKSIISIALAYPSKMKDAPRSKKGERRGIFARASWGEDYHTVLRKALERLEQFIQERVPDARMKSMVDTGELVDRAVAERAGVGWSAKNCSIITPEFGSYVYLGEMITNIPFSPDEPMEDQCGDCNLCVDVCPTGALVQGGQLDAKKCIAFLTQTKDFLPDEYRSKIGNRLYGCDTCQTVCPKNKGIDMHIHPEFEPDPEIAKPLLEPLLSISNREFKEQYGHVSGSWRGKKPIQRNALIALAHFKEASALPSIFEVMQHDVRPVMRGTAAWAAGKIGGKEAEEMLLKQKEIELDEEVLKEIDKGLSLCK